A genomic stretch from Bradyrhizobium sp. 195 includes:
- a CDS encoding Do family serine endopeptidase, translating into MNDRVNSDTSTSRKILRPRRLALLGTVAALGVAVLAASPGSSPFALNSFIAPAQAAESATTPPGFGDLVSKVKPAVISVRVKIDQANDKSAMLQQNRMDSDEETPFDQFSRQFGFRGPGGMNGMPRQRHQMVTGEGSGFFISADGYAVTNNHVVDHATSVQVTMDDGTSYTAKVVGTDPKTDLALIKVDGKKDFPFVTFADQKPRVGDWVVAVGNPFGLGGTVTAGIVSASGRDIGNGPYDDFIQIDAPINKGNSGGPAFDMSGNVIGVNTAIFSPSGGSVGIGFDIPASTAKLVVAQLKDKGAVTRGWLGVQVQPVTAEIADSLGLKEARGAIVDSPQDGSPAAKAGIEASDVITAVNGTAIKDSRDLARTIATLAPGSSVKLDVFHKGATKTLTLALGELPNERQAKGNGSADEGKGQPNDGTPRLGLGLAPAGDVQGAGQKGVVVTEVDPQGPAAQRGIQTGDVILNVGGKAVANVGDVRSELAQAKSSGKRSVLLQVRSAEATRFVAVPLA; encoded by the coding sequence ATGAACGACCGCGTCAATTCCGACACCTCGACGTCCCGCAAGATCTTGAGGCCGCGCCGGCTCGCGCTGCTCGGCACCGTGGCCGCGCTCGGCGTGGCCGTGCTGGCGGCTTCTCCCGGCTCTTCGCCGTTCGCTCTGAACTCCTTCATTGCCCCGGCCCAGGCCGCGGAATCCGCCACGACGCCGCCGGGCTTCGGTGACCTCGTCAGCAAGGTCAAGCCCGCCGTCATCTCGGTGCGGGTCAAGATCGACCAGGCCAACGACAAGAGCGCCATGCTGCAACAGAACCGGATGGATTCGGACGAGGAGACGCCGTTCGATCAGTTCTCACGACAGTTCGGCTTCCGTGGCCCGGGCGGCATGAACGGCATGCCGCGCCAGCGCCATCAGATGGTCACGGGCGAAGGCTCCGGCTTCTTCATCTCCGCCGACGGCTATGCCGTGACCAACAACCACGTTGTCGACCACGCCACCTCGGTGCAGGTGACGATGGATGACGGCACGAGCTACACCGCGAAGGTCGTCGGCACCGATCCGAAGACGGATCTCGCGCTGATCAAGGTCGATGGCAAGAAGGACTTCCCGTTTGTCACATTCGCCGACCAGAAGCCCCGCGTCGGCGACTGGGTGGTCGCGGTCGGCAATCCCTTCGGCCTCGGCGGCACCGTGACTGCCGGCATCGTCTCGGCCAGCGGCCGCGACATCGGCAATGGTCCCTATGACGACTTCATCCAGATCGATGCACCCATCAACAAGGGCAATTCCGGCGGCCCGGCCTTCGACATGAGCGGCAACGTGATCGGCGTGAACACTGCGATCTTCTCGCCCTCCGGCGGCTCGGTCGGCATCGGCTTCGACATCCCGGCCTCGACCGCAAAACTCGTCGTCGCGCAGCTGAAGGACAAGGGCGCGGTCACCCGCGGCTGGCTCGGCGTGCAGGTGCAGCCGGTCACCGCCGAGATCGCCGACAGCCTCGGGCTGAAGGAGGCGCGCGGCGCCATCGTCGACAGCCCGCAGGACGGCAGCCCGGCGGCCAAGGCCGGCATCGAGGCGAGTGACGTCATCACCGCCGTCAACGGCACCGCGATCAAGGACTCCCGCGACCTCGCCCGTACCATCGCCACCCTGGCGCCGGGCAGCTCGGTGAAGCTCGACGTCTTCCACAAGGGCGCCACCAAGACGCTGACGCTCGCACTCGGCGAGCTGCCGAACGAGCGGCAGGCCAAAGGAAATGGCAGCGCTGACGAGGGCAAGGGGCAGCCGAACGACGGCACACCGCGTCTCGGGCTCGGCCTGGCTCCGGCCGGTGACGTCCAGGGCGCTGGCCAGAAGGGCGTTGTCGTCACCGAAGTCGATCCGCAAGGGCCGGCGGCGCAGCGCGGCATCCAGACCGGCGACGTCATCCTCAATGTCGGCGGCAAGGCGGTCGCCAATGTCGGCGACGTCCGCTCCGAGCTGGCGCAGGCCAAATCGTCCGGCAAGCGCAGCGTGCTGTTGCAGGTCAGAAGCGCGGAGGCGACGAGGTTCGTGGCGGTGCCGCTCGCCTGA
- a CDS encoding DUF6496 domain-containing protein has translation MARKAKKRRYSRSSGSDVESEMRRYKKGTAKSGRKGRGGRVKSRKQAIAIGLSKARKKGKKVPKKASKKKASKKRTTKKTTKKTTKKSSKRKSSKR, from the coding sequence ATGGCACGCAAGGCAAAGAAACGTCGCTACTCACGCAGCTCCGGCAGCGATGTCGAAAGCGAGATGCGACGCTACAAGAAGGGCACGGCAAAGAGCGGTCGCAAGGGCCGTGGCGGACGCGTGAAGAGTCGCAAGCAGGCGATCGCGATCGGACTGTCGAAGGCGCGCAAGAAGGGCAAGAAGGTCCCGAAGAAGGCATCGAAGAAGAAAGCGTCCAAGAAGAGGACGACGAAGAAGACCACCAAGAAGACAACCAAGAAATCGTCGAAGCGCAAATCCAGCAAGCGTTGA
- a CDS encoding DUF3072 domain-containing protein produces MQVQGKYDARVFLTEQMTRAQGLRLKRLSDEACQPAQFARDLSFTEAARRIQVLEAEIDLANSF; encoded by the coding sequence ATGCAGGTTCAAGGTAAATACGACGCCAGGGTCTTCCTCACCGAGCAGATGACCCGGGCGCAGGGGCTAAGGCTGAAACGGCTAAGCGATGAGGCTTGTCAGCCCGCACAATTTGCGCGCGATCTGTCCTTCACCGAGGCCGCACGTCGCATCCAGGTGCTGGAAGCGGAGATCGACCTGGCGAATTCCTTCTAG
- a CDS encoding HWE histidine kinase domain-containing protein has translation MDHEKVNILLVDDQPAKLLAYEVILKELGENLVIASSGREALELLLKTEIAVILVDVCMPELDGFELAAMIREHPRFQKTAMIFISAIQVSDIDRLRGYEMGAVDYVPVPVVPEVLRAKIKVFAELYRKTRELERLNQELEDRVRARTAELENSTARLRESEQRRSMAIAAGKMGSWDWDWISGDWMWDDGQYRIFGVSPESFEVNPANVQALLHPDDVDQLRKAIAEFNKGARAYETEFRIIRPDGEVRWCVGTAAATVDDSSRVVRVSGVTVDITERKRAEERQNLLAREVDHRAKNALALAQSIVRLTRADEVKDYVNAVEGRINALARVHTILSLSSWQGAELSRLIDEELAPYSLGGQIILAGPEVQLVPATAQTLALALHELFTNSAKYGALSTRSGRLTIGWQVEDQVLTLSWEESGGPLVMTPKSRGFGTRSLLASVESQLGGQALFDWRAEGLLCRLEVPLTRKTAATTASSKFDEASSAELQRASG, from the coding sequence ATGGACCACGAAAAGGTCAACATCCTGCTCGTCGACGACCAGCCGGCCAAGCTGCTCGCCTATGAGGTGATCCTGAAGGAGCTCGGCGAGAACCTCGTGATCGCCTCGTCCGGACGCGAGGCGCTGGAGCTGCTGCTCAAGACCGAGATCGCGGTGATCCTGGTCGACGTCTGCATGCCCGAGCTCGACGGCTTCGAGCTCGCCGCAATGATCCGCGAGCATCCCCGCTTCCAGAAGACCGCGATGATCTTCATCTCCGCCATCCAGGTCAGCGACATCGACCGGTTGCGCGGCTACGAGATGGGCGCGGTCGACTACGTGCCGGTACCGGTCGTGCCGGAGGTGCTGCGCGCCAAGATCAAGGTGTTTGCCGAGCTCTACCGCAAGACCCGCGAGCTCGAACGTCTGAACCAGGAGCTCGAGGATCGCGTCCGCGCGCGCACCGCGGAATTGGAGAACTCAACCGCGAGGCTGCGCGAGAGCGAGCAGCGGCGCAGCATGGCGATCGCCGCCGGCAAGATGGGTTCCTGGGATTGGGACTGGATCAGCGGCGACTGGATGTGGGACGATGGGCAGTATCGCATCTTTGGCGTCAGCCCCGAGAGCTTCGAGGTCAACCCGGCCAACGTTCAGGCGCTGTTACATCCCGACGACGTCGATCAGTTGCGCAAGGCGATCGCCGAATTCAACAAGGGCGCGCGCGCCTACGAGACCGAGTTCCGCATTATCAGGCCCGACGGCGAAGTGCGCTGGTGCGTCGGCACGGCGGCAGCAACCGTGGACGATAGCAGTCGCGTCGTGCGCGTGAGCGGCGTCACCGTGGACATCACCGAACGCAAACGTGCCGAGGAACGGCAGAATCTGCTGGCGCGGGAAGTCGATCATCGCGCCAAGAATGCGTTGGCGCTGGCGCAGTCGATCGTGCGCCTCACCCGTGCCGACGAGGTCAAGGACTATGTCAACGCCGTCGAGGGACGGATCAATGCGCTGGCGCGCGTGCACACCATCCTGTCGCTGTCGAGCTGGCAGGGCGCCGAGCTCTCCAGGCTGATCGACGAGGAGCTTGCGCCCTATTCGCTCGGTGGCCAGATCATATTGGCGGGTCCGGAGGTCCAGTTGGTGCCGGCGACGGCCCAGACGCTGGCGCTCGCGCTGCACGAGCTCTTCACCAACTCAGCCAAGTATGGCGCCCTCTCGACCAGATCGGGACGGCTCACGATCGGCTGGCAGGTCGAGGATCAAGTGCTTACGCTGAGCTGGGAGGAATCCGGCGGTCCGCTCGTCATGACTCCGAAATCTCGCGGCTTCGGCACCCGAAGCCTGCTCGCGAGCGTCGAGTCCCAGCTCGGTGGACAGGCGCTGTTCGATTGGCGAGCCGAGGGCCTTTTGTGCCGTCTGGAGGTGCCGTTGACACGCAAGACGGCGGCGACAACCGCATCCAGCAAATTCGACGAGGCCAGCTCCGCCGAATTGCAGCGCGCATCCGGTTAG
- a CDS encoding HAMP domain-containing protein, protein MSDLDPGTSRSGRRVPKPKANGMSDPDSRAELLLALQAMRSGDFSVRMSGDYLGIDGKIADTFNEIIAANQRMAQQLELVGQVVGREGKTRQRVKFGLASGSWADMEGSVNTLIDDLLWPTREVTRAVAAVAQGDLLETVKLDVDGRPLRGEFLQSANIVNTMIKQLGVFTSEVTRVAREVGTEGKLGGQAQVPEVTGVWKDLTESVNSMANNLTNQVRNIAEVTIAVANGDLSKKITVDVRGEILQLKEAINTMVDQLRSFASEVTRVAREVGTDGKLGGQAIVPGVAGTWKDLTDSVNAMCGNLTAQVRNIANVTTAVARGDLSRKITVDVRGEILELKDTINTMVDQLNSFASEVTRVAREVGTEGKLGGQAQVPGVAGTWKDLTDNVNFMASNLTAQVRNIADVATAIASGDLSKKITVNVSGEILQLKETLNTMVDQLNAFAGEVTRVAREVGTEGRLGGQANVLGVAGTWKDLTESVNSMASNLTAQVRNIAEVTTAVAGGDLSKKITVDVRGEILELKDTINTMVDQLNAFAGEVTRVAREVGTEGKLGGQAVVRGVGGTWKDLTDSVNSMASNLTGQVRNIAEVATAVAKGDLSKKITVNVSGEILQLKETLNTMVDQLNAFAGEVTRVAREVGTDGKLGGQAGVPGVAGTWKDLTDSVNSMAGNLTAQVRNIAEVATAIAGGDLSRKITVDVRGEILQLKDTLNTMVDQLNRFAGEVTRVAREVGTEGRLGGQANVPGVAGTWKDLTDSVNSMAGNLTAQVRNIAEVTTAVARGDLSRKITVDVKGEILELKNTINTMVDQLNGFAGEVTRVAREVGTEGKLGGQAEVPGVAGTWKDLTDNVNFMASNLTAQVRNIAEVATAIAGGDLSKKITVDVRGEILLLKDTLNTMVEQLRSFAAEVTRVAREVGTEGRLGGQAVVPGVGGTWKDLTDNVNLLAANLTTQVRNIAEVTTAVARGDLSRKITVDVKGEILELKNTINTMVDQLNAFAGEVTRVAREVGTEGKLGGQAQVPGVAGTWKDLTDTVNLMAANLTEQVRGIVKVVTAVANGDLKQNLTMKSRGEVAALADTINNMTETLATFADQVTSVAREVGVEGRLGGQANVPGAAGTWKDLTGNVNLLAANLTSQVRAIAEVATAVTKGDLTRSIQVDARGEVAELKDNINTMITNLRLTTDVNTEQDWLKTNLAKFTNMLQGQRDLTTVGRLLLTELSPLVNAHTGVIYQIESEDNPQLLLLASYASDGIYPYQRVLQFGDGLIGQCALDRRPRVVADIPSDVVPINSALFRVAPKNLVVLPVLFEGQVKAVIELASLVSFTTSQMTFLEQLTDSIGIVLNSIEATMQTEGLLKQSQQLAGELQTQQRELQQTNDQLEQKAQQLAERNVEVERKNQEIEQARRALEEKATELALTSKYKSEFLANMSHELRTPLNSILILGQQLTDNPDGNLSAKQVEFARTIHGAGTDLLNLISDILDLSKIESGTVTVDAEEILTANLLETVGRPFRHEADNRNLSFKIDVDPSLPRSIVTDSKRLQQVLKNLLSNAFKFTAEGEVRLKVAGAVGGWGTDHPVLNSAPAVIAFEVSDTGIGIPVEKQKLIFEAFQQADAGTSRKYGGTGLGLAISRELASLLGGEIHLRSSPGKGSSFTLYLPLKYSGPTLAPRAAPAPQPHNQPPALQPAAPEQQRVIEQLPDDRLNLEPGDSILLIVEDDPHYARVLVDLARDKGFKVLVAARGAEALELAKQYQPRAVSLDVFLPDMLGWTVLSQLKHNPLTRHIPVQIITLDEDRQHALARGAFSFVNKPTTTEGVSAALTQIKEYARPRRKRLLIVEDNEAEQLSIRELLHHDDIEIVTTDTGAGALSTLREEPCDCVVLDLRLPDMSGFEVLDQIRSDEALSNIPVVVFTGRELSAEEDAELHTMARSIVVKGVESPERLLDETALFLHRVITELPIEKQRMLEKLNSSDEDLIGKTALLVDDDARNIFALSSVLERRGMKVLTATTGNEAVTLVESNPEIAIVLMDIMMPQMDGYQTIGVIRENPAFARLPIIALTAKAMKGDREKCLEAGASDYLAKPVNTDQLLLAIRMWLHR, encoded by the coding sequence ATGAGCGACCTCGATCCCGGAACTTCACGCTCCGGTCGTCGCGTCCCAAAGCCAAAAGCCAACGGTATGTCGGATCCGGACTCCCGGGCGGAATTGCTGCTCGCCTTGCAGGCGATGCGGAGCGGCGACTTCTCCGTGCGGATGAGCGGCGATTATCTCGGCATCGACGGCAAGATCGCCGACACTTTTAATGAAATCATCGCCGCCAACCAGCGCATGGCGCAGCAGCTCGAACTGGTCGGCCAGGTGGTGGGCCGCGAAGGCAAGACGCGCCAGCGCGTGAAATTCGGCCTCGCCTCCGGCTCCTGGGCCGACATGGAAGGCTCCGTCAACACGCTGATCGACGATTTGTTGTGGCCGACGCGCGAGGTGACGCGCGCCGTCGCGGCGGTCGCGCAAGGCGATCTGCTCGAGACCGTCAAGCTCGACGTCGACGGCCGGCCGCTGCGGGGCGAATTCCTGCAATCGGCCAACATCGTCAACACCATGATCAAGCAGCTCGGCGTCTTCACCTCCGAGGTGACGCGCGTGGCGCGCGAGGTCGGCACCGAAGGCAAGCTCGGCGGACAGGCCCAGGTGCCGGAGGTGACCGGCGTCTGGAAGGACCTCACCGAGAGCGTCAACTCGATGGCGAACAACCTGACCAACCAGGTTCGCAACATCGCCGAGGTGACGATCGCGGTCGCGAACGGCGACCTCTCCAAGAAGATCACCGTCGACGTCCGCGGCGAGATCCTTCAGCTCAAGGAAGCCATCAACACGATGGTGGACCAGCTCCGCTCCTTCGCCTCCGAAGTGACGCGCGTGGCCCGAGAGGTCGGCACCGACGGCAAGCTCGGCGGCCAGGCGATCGTGCCCGGCGTCGCCGGCACCTGGAAGGACCTCACCGATTCCGTCAACGCGATGTGCGGCAACCTGACCGCACAGGTGCGCAACATCGCGAACGTCACCACCGCCGTGGCGCGCGGCGACCTCTCGCGCAAGATCACCGTGGACGTGCGCGGCGAGATCCTGGAGCTGAAGGACACCATCAACACCATGGTGGACCAGCTCAACTCCTTCGCCTCGGAAGTGACGCGCGTGGCGCGCGAGGTCGGCACCGAAGGCAAGCTCGGCGGCCAGGCCCAGGTGCCTGGTGTGGCCGGCACCTGGAAGGACCTCACCGACAACGTCAACTTCATGGCCTCGAACCTGACCGCGCAGGTCCGCAACATCGCCGACGTCGCCACGGCCATCGCGAGCGGCGACCTCTCGAAGAAGATCACGGTGAACGTCTCGGGCGAAATCCTTCAGCTGAAGGAGACGCTCAACACCATGGTCGACCAGCTCAACGCCTTCGCCGGCGAAGTGACGCGCGTGGCGCGCGAGGTCGGCACCGAGGGGCGGCTCGGCGGCCAGGCCAACGTGCTCGGCGTCGCCGGCACCTGGAAGGACCTCACCGAGAGCGTCAACTCGATGGCGTCGAATCTGACCGCACAGGTCCGCAACATCGCTGAGGTGACGACGGCGGTCGCCGGCGGCGACCTGTCGAAGAAGATCACCGTGGACGTGCGCGGCGAGATCCTGGAGCTGAAGGACACCATCAACACCATGGTGGACCAGCTCAACGCCTTCGCCGGCGAGGTCACCCGCGTCGCCCGCGAGGTCGGCACCGAAGGCAAGCTCGGCGGCCAGGCGGTCGTGCGCGGCGTCGGCGGCACCTGGAAGGATCTCACCGACAGCGTCAACTCGATGGCCTCGAACCTCACCGGTCAGGTCCGCAACATCGCCGAAGTCGCGACCGCGGTGGCGAAGGGCGACTTGTCGAAGAAGATCACGGTGAACGTGTCGGGCGAAATCCTTCAGCTGAAGGAAACGCTCAACACGATGGTGGACCAGCTCAACGCCTTCGCCGGCGAGGTCACCCGCGTCGCCCGCGAGGTCGGCACCGACGGCAAGCTCGGTGGCCAGGCCGGCGTGCCGGGCGTCGCCGGCACCTGGAAGGACTTGACCGATTCCGTGAACTCGATGGCGGGCAATCTCACCGCCCAGGTCCGCAACATCGCCGAAGTGGCGACCGCCATCGCCGGCGGCGACCTCTCGCGCAAGATCACCGTGGACGTGCGCGGCGAGATCCTTCAGCTCAAGGACACCCTGAACACGATGGTCGACCAGCTCAACCGCTTCGCGGGCGAGGTGACGCGCGTGGCGCGCGAGGTCGGCACCGAAGGCCGCCTCGGCGGTCAGGCCAACGTGCCCGGCGTCGCCGGCACCTGGAAGGACCTCACCGACAGCGTGAACTCGATGGCGGGCAACCTCACGGCCCAAGTCCGCAACATCGCCGAAGTGACCACTGCCGTGGCGCGCGGCGACCTCTCCCGCAAGATCACCGTCGATGTGAAGGGCGAAATCCTCGAGCTCAAGAACACCATCAATACGATGGTGGACCAGCTCAACGGCTTTGCCGGCGAAGTGACGCGCGTGGCGCGCGAGGTCGGCACCGAAGGCAAGCTCGGCGGACAGGCGGAAGTGCCCGGCGTCGCTGGCACCTGGAAGGATCTCACCGACAACGTCAACTTCATGGCCTCGAACCTGACGGCCCAGGTCCGCAACATCGCCGAGGTCGCGACCGCGATCGCCGGCGGCGACCTGTCGAAGAAGATCACGGTGGACGTGCGCGGCGAGATCCTGCTGCTCAAGGACACCTTGAACACCATGGTCGAGCAGCTCCGCTCCTTCGCCGCCGAAGTGACGCGCGTCGCGCGCGAGGTCGGCACCGAAGGCCGCCTCGGCGGTCAAGCCGTCGTGCCCGGCGTCGGCGGCACGTGGAAGGACTTGACCGACAACGTCAACCTGCTGGCGGCGAACCTCACCACCCAGGTCCGCAACATCGCCGAGGTGACCACGGCCGTGGCCCGCGGCGACCTCTCCCGCAAGATCACCGTCGACGTGAAGGGCGAAATCCTCGAGCTCAAGAACACCATCAACACCATGGTGGACCAGCTCAACGCCTTCGCCGGCGAAGTGACGCGCGTCGCGCGCGAAGTCGGCACCGAGGGCAAGCTCGGCGGCCAGGCGCAGGTGCCCGGCGTCGCCGGCACCTGGAAGGACCTCACCGACACCGTCAACCTGATGGCTGCGAACCTGACCGAGCAGGTGCGCGGCATCGTCAAGGTGGTGACCGCGGTCGCCAACGGCGATCTCAAGCAGAACCTGACGATGAAATCGCGCGGCGAAGTCGCCGCTCTCGCCGACACCATCAACAACATGACCGAGACGCTCGCGACCTTCGCCGACCAGGTGACGTCGGTGGCGCGCGAGGTCGGCGTCGAGGGCCGCCTCGGCGGTCAGGCCAACGTGCCCGGCGCTGCCGGCACCTGGAAGGACCTCACCGGCAACGTCAACCTGCTCGCTGCCAACCTCACCTCGCAGGTGCGCGCGATCGCCGAGGTCGCGACCGCCGTGACCAAGGGCGACCTGACGCGATCGATCCAGGTCGACGCCCGCGGCGAGGTGGCCGAACTGAAAGACAACATCAACACGATGATCACGAATCTCCGTCTCACGACGGACGTGAACACCGAGCAGGACTGGCTGAAGACCAACCTCGCCAAATTCACCAACATGCTCCAGGGCCAGCGCGACCTCACCACCGTCGGCCGGCTGCTGCTCACCGAGCTGTCGCCACTGGTGAACGCCCATACCGGCGTGATCTACCAGATCGAGAGCGAGGACAATCCGCAGCTCCTGCTGCTGGCCTCCTATGCCAGCGACGGCATCTATCCGTATCAGCGCGTATTGCAGTTCGGCGACGGACTGATCGGCCAGTGCGCCCTCGACAGGCGGCCGCGCGTGGTCGCCGACATTCCATCCGACGTGGTGCCGATCAACTCGGCGCTGTTCCGCGTCGCGCCGAAGAACCTCGTCGTGCTGCCTGTGCTGTTCGAGGGCCAGGTCAAGGCCGTGATCGAGCTTGCCTCGCTCGTCTCCTTCACGACCTCGCAGATGACGTTCCTGGAGCAGCTCACCGACTCCATCGGCATCGTGCTCAATTCGATCGAAGCGACGATGCAGACCGAAGGCCTGCTCAAGCAGTCGCAGCAGCTCGCCGGCGAGCTTCAGACCCAGCAGCGCGAATTGCAGCAGACCAACGACCAGCTCGAGCAGAAGGCGCAGCAGCTCGCCGAGCGCAACGTCGAGGTCGAACGCAAGAACCAGGAGATCGAGCAGGCCCGCCGCGCCCTGGAGGAAAAGGCGACCGAGCTCGCGCTGACCTCGAAGTACAAGTCCGAATTCCTCGCCAATATGAGCCACGAGCTGCGCACGCCGCTGAACTCGATCCTGATCCTGGGACAGCAGCTCACCGACAATCCGGACGGCAACCTCTCGGCCAAGCAGGTCGAATTCGCCCGTACCATCCACGGCGCCGGCACCGACCTGCTCAATCTGATCAGCGACATTCTGGATCTGTCCAAGATCGAATCCGGCACGGTGACGGTCGACGCCGAGGAAATCCTGACCGCGAACCTGCTCGAGACCGTCGGGCGGCCGTTCCGGCACGAGGCGGACAACCGCAATCTGTCGTTCAAGATCGACGTCGATCCGAGCCTTCCGCGCAGCATCGTCACCGACTCCAAGCGCCTGCAACAGGTCCTGAAGAACCTGCTCTCCAACGCCTTCAAGTTCACGGCCGAAGGCGAGGTGCGCCTCAAGGTCGCCGGCGCCGTCGGCGGCTGGGGTACGGATCACCCGGTCCTGAACTCCGCGCCGGCCGTGATCGCCTTCGAAGTGTCCGACACCGGCATCGGCATTCCCGTGGAGAAGCAGAAGCTGATCTTCGAGGCGTTCCAGCAGGCCGATGCCGGCACCAGCCGGAAATATGGCGGCACCGGCCTTGGACTTGCGATCAGCCGCGAGCTGGCAAGCCTGCTCGGCGGCGAAATTCATCTGCGCAGCTCGCCGGGCAAGGGTTCGTCCTTCACGCTTTATCTGCCGCTCAAATATTCCGGCCCGACGCTCGCCCCCCGCGCGGCGCCCGCGCCACAGCCACACAACCAGCCGCCGGCGCTGCAGCCGGCCGCGCCGGAGCAGCAGCGCGTCATCGAGCAGCTTCCCGACGACCGGCTCAACCTCGAGCCCGGCGACAGCATCCTCCTGATCGTCGAGGACGACCCGCATTATGCGCGCGTGCTGGTCGATCTCGCTCGCGACAAGGGATTCAAGGTGCTGGTCGCCGCCCGCGGCGCGGAGGCGCTGGAGCTTGCCAAGCAATATCAGCCGCGAGCAGTCTCGCTCGACGTGTTCCTGCCTGACATGCTCGGCTGGACCGTGCTGAGCCAGCTCAAGCACAACCCGCTGACCCGTCACATCCCCGTACAGATCATCACGCTCGACGAGGACCGCCAGCATGCGCTGGCGCGTGGTGCGTTCTCCTTCGTCAACAAGCCGACGACGACCGAAGGCGTCTCGGCCGCGCTGACGCAGATCAAGGAATATGCACGTCCCAGGCGCAAGCGGCTCCTGATCGTCGAGGACAACGAGGCCGAGCAGCTCTCGATCCGCGAGCTGCTGCACCACGACGACATCGAGATCGTAACGACCGACACCGGCGCAGGCGCGCTCTCCACGCTGCGCGAAGAGCCATGCGACTGCGTGGTGCTCGACCTGCGGCTGCCCGACATGAGCGGCTTCGAGGTACTGGACCAGATCCGCAGCGACGAGGCGCTGTCGAACATTCCGGTCGTGGTGTTCACCGGCCGCGAACTCTCGGCGGAAGAGGATGCGGAACTGCACACCATGGCGCGCAGCATCGTGGTCAAGGGCGTGGAATCGCCCGAGCGCCTGCTCGACGAGACGGCGCTGTTCCTGCACCGTGTCATCACGGAACTTCCGATCGAGAAGCAACGCATGCTGGAGAAGCTGAACAGTTCCGACGAGGACCTGATCGGCAAGACCGCACTGCTCGTCGACGACGATGCCCGCAACATCTTCGCGCTGTCGAGCGTGCTGGAACGGCGCGGCATGAAAGTGCTGACGGCGACAACCGGCAACGAAGCGGTGACCCTGGTCGAATCCAACCCGGAGATCGCCATCGTGCTGATGGACATCATGATGCCGCAGATGGATGGCTATCAGACCATCGGCGTCATTCGCGAAAATCCGGCCTTCGCCCGCCTTCCGATCATCGCGCTGACCGCCAAGGCGATGAAGGGTGATCGGGAGAAATGCCTCGAAGCCGGCGCGTCCGACTACCTCGCCAAACCCGTCAACACCGATCAATTGCTGCTTGCGATCCGCATGTGGCTGCACCGCTGA
- a CDS encoding DUF4142 domain-containing protein, which translates to MRVLAAIILAFISTAALADSTGERKPGDRPPSATDVISGLYNFSRFQQGLLENTDLKGNAEVKNLAALRAEEAAKRDKALKQIQQAIGAEPRVDKTSSVGASLVEPEASDGPTYVRSFYASQIPEYESAIDLLERYLRAPDNAALAAFAREQLPMLRAQVKDAERTMADK; encoded by the coding sequence ATGCGAGTTCTCGCCGCGATCATCCTGGCATTCATCAGCACAGCGGCGCTTGCCGACAGCACCGGTGAACGAAAGCCCGGCGACCGCCCGCCGAGCGCAACCGACGTCATCAGCGGTCTCTACAATTTCAGTCGCTTCCAGCAGGGCCTTCTGGAGAATACTGATCTGAAGGGCAACGCCGAGGTCAAGAACCTCGCCGCCTTGCGTGCCGAGGAGGCAGCGAAGCGCGACAAGGCGCTGAAGCAGATACAGCAGGCGATCGGCGCGGAGCCGCGCGTCGACAAAACGTCGTCCGTCGGCGCCAGCCTGGTCGAGCCCGAAGCTTCGGACGGACCGACTTACGTCCGCAGCTTCTATGCCTCGCAAATTCCCGAGTATGAATCGGCCATCGACCTGCTCGAACGCTATCTGAGGGCGCCCGATAACGCGGCGCTCGCAGCGTTCGCGCGCGAGCAGCTCCCGATGCTGCGCGCACAGGTCAAGGACGCCGAGCGCACCATGGCAGACAAGTAG
- a CDS encoding DUF3147 family protein, which produces MTEYLVRFIAGGVIVSAFAILGDMLKPKSFAGLLGAAPSVALATLSIAVVQHGPQYVAAESWTMIYGAIALACYSLVVCHLLMRFHLGALPATIAAFAVWLVVAFGLLVGFGGAA; this is translated from the coding sequence ATGACGGAATATCTCGTGCGCTTCATCGCGGGCGGGGTCATCGTCTCCGCCTTCGCGATCCTGGGAGACATGCTCAAACCGAAGAGCTTTGCCGGGCTGCTCGGCGCGGCTCCGTCGGTCGCGCTGGCCACTCTCAGCATCGCCGTCGTCCAGCACGGCCCACAATATGTCGCCGCCGAAAGCTGGACGATGATCTATGGCGCCATCGCACTCGCCTGCTACAGCCTCGTCGTCTGCCATCTCCTGATGAGGTTTCATCTCGGCGCACTGCCAGCCACCATCGCCGCTTTTGCCGTATGGCTCGTCGTCGCCTTCGGTCTGCTCGTGGGCTTTGGAGGTGCCGCCTGA